A genomic segment from Spinacia oleracea cultivar Varoflay chromosome 3, BTI_SOV_V1, whole genome shotgun sequence encodes:
- the LOC110778144 gene encoding dihydrolipoyl dehydrogenase, mitochondrial, giving the protein MAMSSIARRKSTLLSKNLCNSTESLRYTLSLSSFSRYFSSGSDENDVVIIGGGPGGYVAAIKAAQLGLKTTCIEKRGALGGTCLNVGCIPSKALLHSSHMYHEAKHSFASHGVKFSSVEVDLPAMMGQKDKAVANLTKGIEGLFKKNKVNYVKGYGKFVSPSEVSVDTIEGGNTVVKGKHIIVATGSDVKSLPGVTIDEQKIVSSTGALALKEIPKRLVVIGAGYIGLEMGSVWGRIGSEVTVVEFASDIVPTMDGEVRKQFQRSLEKQGMKFKLKTKVVSVDTSGDGVKLTIEPSAGGEQTVIEADVVLVSAGRVPFTSGLGLENLGVEMDKGGRILVNERFSTNVSGVYAIGDVIPGPMLAHKAEEDGVACVEFIAGKHGHVDYDLVPGVCYTHPEVASVGKTEEQVKTLGVEYRVGKFPFMANSRAKAIDNAEGLVKILAEKESDKILGVHIMAPNAGELIHEAVLALHYGASSEDIARTCHAHPTMSEALKEAAMATYDKAIHI; this is encoded by the exons ATGGCGATGTCGAGCATTGCCCGAAGAAAATCCACCCTCCTCTCCAAAAACCTCTGCAACTCTACCGAATCTCTTCGCtacacactttctctctcctccttttcTCGCTACTTCTCCTCCGGATCCGACGAAAACGATGTCGTCATCATCGGTGGCGGTCCTGGTGGTTACGTGGCCGCCATTAAAGCTGCTCAGCTTGGCCTCAAAACTACCTGTATTGAGAAGCGTGGAGCCCTTGGGGGTACTTGTCTTAATGTTGGTTGTATTCCTTCTAAG GCACTTCTTCATTCCTCCCACATGTATCATGAAGCAAAACATTCTTTTGCTTCCCATGGTGTGAAGTTCTCTTCAGTCGAGGTTGATTTGCCTGCCATGATGGGGCAAAAAGACAAAGCTGTGGCTAATTTGACCAAAGGTATTGAGGGTTtgtttaagaaaaacaaagtaAACTATGTGAAGGGCTATGGAAAATTCGTGTCTCCTTCTGAAGTGTCTGTGGACACTATTGAAGGCGGAAACACTGTTGTGAAAGGCAAACATATAATTGTGGCTACTGGGTCTGATGTGAAGTCTCTACCGGGAGTTACAATTGACGAACAGAAAATTGTTTCTTCAACCGGAGCTTTGGCTTTAAAAGAAATCCCCAAGAGACTTGTTGTGATTGGTGCTGGCTACATTGGACTCGAGATGGGTTCTGTATGGGGTAGGATTGGTTCAGAGGTTACTGTTGTGGAATTTGCTTCAGATATTGTTCCTACGATGGATGGTGAAGTGCGCAAGCAATTCCAACGTTCCCTTGAAAAACAAGGAATGAAGTTCAAGTTGAAGACCAAGGTTGTTAGCGTAGACACCTCTGGGGATGGTGTGAAGCTGACAATTGAGCCATCAGCTGGTGGTGAGCAAACCGTAATTGAAGCTGATGTGGTTCTTGTCTCTGCTGGCAGAGTCCCATTTACTTCTGGGCTTGGTCTTGAAAACCTTGGAGTAGAAATGGACAAGGGTGGTCGGATTTTGGTGAACGAACGCTTTTCTACAAATGTTTCTGGAGTGTATGCGATCGGAGATGTAATCCCGGGACCCATGTTGGCCCACAAGGCAGAAGAGGACGGGGTTGCCTGTGTTGAGTTCATTGCTGGAAAGCATGGACATGTTGACTATGACTTGGTCCCTGGGGTTTGTTACACACACCCTGAGGTGGCTTCTGTAGGGAAGACTGAGGAGCAGGTGAAAACCCTTGGTGTTGAATACCGTGTGGGTAAATTTCCATTCATGGCAAACAGTAGAGCAAAGGCAATTGATAATGCTGAAGGACTTGTCAAGATCTTGGCTGAGAAGGAGTCTGACAAGATTCTAGGAGTTCACATTATGGCCCCCAACGCCGGTGAACTTATCCACGAGGCAGTTCTAGCATTGCATTATGGGGCTTCTAGTGAGGATATTGCACGTACGTGCCACGCACACCCAACCATGAGTGAGGCTTTGAAGGAAGCTGCTATGGCAACATATGACAAAGCCATCCACATTTAG